Proteins encoded together in one Variovorax paradoxus EPS window:
- the tssB gene encoding type VI secretion system contractile sheath small subunit, with protein sequence MTNNNSSQKFIARNRAPRVQIEYDVEIYGSEKKIELPFVMGVLADLSGKPTQALPPVADRKFLDIDIDNFDERMKAIQPRVAFAVPNTLSGQGQLMVDITFESIDDFSPAAVARKVEPLSRLLEARTQLANLQTYMDGKAGAEGLLNKLLQDPALMKSLAQAPKPRAATDHNDAPTADSAA encoded by the coding sequence GTGACAAACAACAACAGCAGTCAGAAATTCATCGCCCGCAACAGGGCCCCACGCGTGCAGATCGAATACGACGTGGAAATCTACGGCTCGGAGAAAAAGATCGAACTGCCTTTCGTCATGGGTGTGCTGGCCGATCTTTCCGGCAAACCCACCCAGGCGTTGCCGCCGGTGGCCGACCGCAAGTTCCTCGACATCGACATCGACAACTTCGACGAGCGCATGAAGGCGATCCAGCCGCGCGTGGCCTTCGCCGTGCCCAACACGCTGTCGGGCCAAGGCCAGCTCATGGTCGACATCACCTTCGAGAGCATCGATGACTTCTCGCCGGCCGCCGTGGCCCGCAAGGTCGAGCCATTGAGCCGGCTGCTCGAGGCGCGCACCCAACTTGCCAATCTCCAGACCTACATGGACGGCAAGGCCGGTGCCGAAGGCCTGCTCAACAAGCTGCTGCAAGACCCCGCGCTCATGAAGTCGTTGGCGCAGGCTCCCAAGCCCCGCGCGGCAACAGATCACAACGACGCACCGACTGCCGACTCGGCGGCGTGA
- the tssJ gene encoding type VI secretion system lipoprotein TssJ, which yields MAIPVSGPHHVLFSMSFNVPCPRRTASRQWLFVVLSLLVLALALATAQPSHAQFSYPREQTKLDITITAEAGVNPDDKGRAAPILVRIYELKSEGVFEAADYFSLSSNDKALIGSELLVRDEFILRPGDVKTIRRKSHPDLAAIGVVAGYRDLAQADWRAVQKIDPAPEVAWYRSVLPANKLKLQIDLQAKGIQLTPLK from the coding sequence ATGGCCATTCCCGTCTCCGGACCGCATCACGTCCTTTTCAGCATGTCATTCAATGTGCCTTGTCCCCGGCGAACCGCCTCACGGCAATGGCTTTTCGTGGTGCTCTCGTTGCTCGTTCTGGCGCTCGCACTGGCCACGGCGCAGCCCTCGCATGCCCAGTTCTCCTACCCGCGAGAGCAGACAAAGCTCGATATCACGATCACGGCGGAGGCCGGCGTCAATCCCGACGACAAGGGCCGGGCGGCGCCCATCCTGGTGCGCATCTACGAACTCAAGTCGGAAGGCGTCTTCGAAGCCGCCGACTACTTTTCGCTCTCCAGCAATGACAAGGCCCTGATCGGCAGCGAGCTGCTCGTTCGAGACGAATTCATCCTGCGGCCCGGCGATGTCAAGACCATCCGCCGCAAATCGCACCCCGACCTTGCGGCCATCGGTGTCGTCGCCGGCTACCGCGATCTCGCGCAAGCCGATTGGCGAGCGGTGCAAAAGATCGATCCCGCACCGGAAGTCGCCTGGTATCGCTCGGTCCTGCCGGCGAACAAGCTCAAGTTGCAGATCGACCTTCAAGCCAAGGGCATCCAGCTCACCCCCCTCAAATAG
- the tssM gene encoding type VI secretion system membrane subunit TssM: MVLLALAIWFVGPLLAVDGLRPLASVGVRVAFIVLLLVLGILWLVSGPYSLVGVAALCLLLWHAGPLLDIGAVKPLASVGVRVAIIGAILLLYALSWLYRFWQALRNNEDLLAKVLSFGKDAGKDETAKEEIKTVTAAVHRALAQLKGLRGRGGLRRLFEGNRYLYELPWYMVIGSAGAGKTTALLNAGLQFPLARQMGNASKRVVFKSEGGTLHCDWWFANEAVFIDTAGRYTTQERNPATDPVEWRAFLGLLRKHRTRAPLNGVIVALDAGEMLTMTEMERAEHASLVHDRLTDLRQELGIRFPVYVVVTKMDLLRGFSEYFQSLTSEGRMQAWGFALPFHGIKNTRAGTQARDSLRTQMDKELALLNDRLAEGLRARLNEEFDVERRKRLFALPKELAALAVPLVPMLDQIFLVSRFDRTQLHDTLRGVYFTSGAQAHAEVPADHQTLVQRLQSSLGPSSSSGLQAAGTSPEQGQQGFFLQELLTKVIIPEAHLVRPNLRWEFRFRLLRLMGHALALVIFIWLAGALAVSFGNNRRYLDTVSQRTDVLAGQVSALFGSFKPSGVPDVLNGARELPGYAGLDIDSPPGSFRYGLYSVPPVLAVTADTYAQLQDHTLLPTILQRMEAVLTQSMKDGDAKAAYETLRVYKLLHDKDRYMKGGARDVSNWVLKDWEHADSAAAFGGRASMAGHATALFSGERPVQSASLPNEALVRAVQDFLNSNTSTQRVYERAKAAMLREAPQEFTLVRAVGPQAGTVFSRAGGLPLEKGVPGLFTYDGYHDVFSKRLPEFVGQAIDDDAWVMGRNASAVLDAAARKLQNDPFLDDIRRQYLSEYAQHWESFLESIRTVGGSDTTGTSLGFDLSVLRQFAAPDSPLARLARAAARETTLSRPLVVRAQEEKGFLDKASDELNKQTSAIGRNLGIRAEERLEKEIVDNRFAALREVVTGQPDIGAASAGATGAKPGLETISGLVNEFYTLLVVADTALTAGSLPPGGSEVGSRLKLEAGKLPAPFREVLTALATSGGDKVALGSTGILRNQAQQQLDRIMGLMAMQVSEPCKRGVEGRYPLAAVAQDASIEDFTLVFAASGAADEFFNKYLASYVDTSVRPWRYKDPNVAQAVAGAEGVAGGVAPAPATPGPTLLGELLKLLAQSGPNLDAFYRAQQIRDLFFRDAGGKKLAWKMDLRVLELEPSITDLIIDIDGQGQRYIHGPVQAFTVHWPGPRGGAMAEITANPRISGPTSTLLASGPWALFRLLEKGRIVNTATPGRLSVEYSFDGRKALIDINSGSQPNPLNSDVLKGFRCPGRAA, translated from the coding sequence ATGGTGCTGCTGGCGCTGGCGATCTGGTTCGTCGGTCCCTTGCTTGCCGTGGATGGACTGCGTCCGCTGGCTTCGGTCGGCGTGCGCGTGGCCTTCATCGTGCTGCTGCTGGTGCTTGGCATCCTCTGGCTCGTTTCGGGGCCGTACAGCCTGGTCGGGGTGGCAGCGCTGTGCCTGTTGCTCTGGCACGCGGGGCCCTTGCTAGATATTGGTGCTGTAAAGCCGCTCGCATCGGTCGGGGTGCGCGTGGCGATCATTGGCGCGATCCTGCTGCTGTACGCGTTGTCCTGGCTCTATCGCTTCTGGCAGGCCTTGCGCAACAACGAGGACCTGCTCGCGAAGGTCCTGAGCTTCGGGAAGGACGCGGGCAAGGACGAGACGGCCAAGGAAGAGATCAAGACGGTCACCGCCGCCGTCCATCGCGCCTTGGCGCAACTCAAGGGCCTGCGCGGGCGCGGTGGATTGCGTCGCCTGTTCGAAGGCAATCGCTATCTGTACGAACTGCCCTGGTACATGGTCATCGGCAGCGCCGGCGCGGGGAAAACCACGGCGCTGCTCAACGCCGGGCTGCAGTTTCCCCTGGCGCGCCAGATGGGCAATGCGTCGAAGCGCGTGGTGTTCAAGTCTGAAGGGGGCACGCTGCATTGCGACTGGTGGTTTGCCAACGAGGCCGTGTTCATCGACACAGCAGGCCGCTACACCACGCAGGAGCGCAATCCTGCAACCGATCCGGTCGAGTGGCGCGCTTTCCTCGGCCTGCTTCGCAAGCACCGCACGCGTGCGCCGCTCAATGGCGTGATCGTCGCGCTCGATGCAGGCGAGATGCTGACCATGACCGAGATGGAGCGTGCCGAGCATGCGAGCCTGGTGCACGACCGCCTGACCGATCTGCGCCAGGAATTGGGCATCCGCTTTCCCGTGTATGTGGTCGTCACGAAGATGGATCTGTTGCGGGGATTCAGCGAATACTTTCAATCGCTCACCAGCGAAGGGCGCATGCAGGCCTGGGGCTTCGCGCTGCCATTCCACGGCATAAAGAACACGCGGGCCGGAACGCAGGCCCGAGACAGCCTGCGCACGCAGATGGATAAGGAGCTCGCATTGCTCAACGACCGGTTGGCCGAGGGGCTCCGTGCGAGGCTGAATGAGGAGTTCGACGTCGAGCGCCGCAAGCGCTTGTTTGCACTGCCCAAGGAACTGGCCGCCTTGGCTGTGCCGCTGGTGCCGATGCTGGACCAGATCTTTCTCGTCTCGCGCTTCGACAGGACCCAGTTGCACGACACGCTGCGCGGCGTGTACTTCACGAGCGGTGCGCAAGCTCATGCGGAGGTGCCCGCCGACCACCAGACGCTGGTCCAGCGACTGCAGAGCAGCCTCGGCCCGTCGTCATCTTCGGGTCTGCAAGCCGCGGGCACGTCGCCCGAACAGGGGCAGCAAGGATTCTTTCTCCAGGAGTTGCTGACCAAGGTCATCATCCCGGAAGCCCATCTGGTGAGGCCCAATCTGCGCTGGGAATTTCGGTTCCGGCTGCTGCGCCTGATGGGGCACGCCCTGGCGCTCGTGATCTTCATCTGGCTGGCCGGTGCGCTGGCCGTGAGCTTCGGCAATAACCGTCGATACCTGGACACTGTCAGCCAGCGTACCGATGTACTCGCGGGTCAAGTGAGCGCGCTGTTCGGCAGCTTCAAGCCATCTGGCGTACCGGATGTGCTGAACGGCGCGCGCGAGTTGCCCGGCTATGCGGGGCTGGACATCGACAGCCCGCCGGGCAGCTTTCGCTATGGCCTGTACAGCGTGCCGCCAGTGCTGGCTGTGACTGCCGACACCTACGCCCAGCTGCAGGACCACACCTTGCTCCCGACCATCCTGCAGCGCATGGAGGCCGTGCTGACGCAGAGCATGAAGGACGGCGATGCGAAGGCCGCCTATGAAACCCTGCGCGTCTACAAGCTCCTGCACGACAAGGACCGGTACATGAAAGGAGGCGCTCGGGACGTCAGCAACTGGGTTCTCAAGGACTGGGAGCATGCCGACAGTGCCGCCGCCTTTGGCGGGCGCGCTTCGATGGCAGGCCATGCCACGGCACTCTTTTCCGGCGAGCGTCCGGTGCAGTCGGCATCGCTGCCCAACGAGGCGCTCGTGCGTGCGGTGCAGGACTTCCTGAACAGCAACACCTCGACGCAACGCGTCTACGAACGCGCCAAGGCGGCGATGCTGCGCGAAGCCCCCCAGGAGTTCACATTGGTCCGGGCGGTCGGGCCGCAAGCCGGCACCGTGTTCTCCCGTGCCGGCGGCCTGCCTCTCGAGAAAGGCGTGCCGGGCCTTTTCACCTACGACGGATACCACGACGTCTTCAGCAAGCGGTTGCCGGAATTCGTCGGGCAGGCCATTGACGACGACGCATGGGTGATGGGGCGCAATGCTTCAGCGGTGCTCGATGCTGCTGCCCGAAAATTGCAGAACGATCCGTTCCTCGACGACATCCGTCGCCAGTACCTGAGCGAATATGCCCAGCACTGGGAATCCTTTCTCGAATCGATTCGCACGGTCGGGGGCAGCGACACCACCGGCACCAGCCTGGGGTTCGACCTGAGCGTGTTGCGGCAGTTCGCCGCGCCCGACTCGCCGCTGGCGCGGCTGGCGCGCGCGGCGGCACGCGAGACCACGCTGTCGCGTCCGCTGGTCGTGCGTGCCCAGGAGGAAAAGGGGTTCCTCGACAAGGCTTCCGATGAACTGAACAAGCAGACCAGCGCGATCGGCAGGAACCTCGGCATTCGCGCGGAGGAACGACTCGAAAAGGAAATCGTCGACAACCGCTTTGCCGCGTTGCGCGAAGTGGTGACGGGCCAGCCGGATATCGGTGCTGCAAGCGCTGGAGCCACCGGCGCCAAGCCGGGGCTCGAAACAATCTCGGGCCTCGTCAACGAGTTCTACACGCTGCTTGTCGTGGCCGATACGGCGCTGACTGCAGGAAGCCTTCCACCCGGAGGCTCCGAAGTCGGTTCGCGGCTGAAGCTGGAGGCCGGAAAGCTCCCGGCGCCGTTTCGCGAGGTGCTGACCGCATTGGCCACGAGCGGCGGCGACAAGGTGGCGCTCGGTTCCACAGGCATCCTGCGCAACCAGGCCCAGCAGCAGCTCGATCGCATCATGGGCCTGATGGCGATGCAGGTCAGTGAACCGTGCAAGCGTGGCGTGGAAGGGCGCTATCCGCTGGCCGCGGTGGCGCAGGACGCATCGATAGAAGACTTCACGCTGGTCTTCGCCGCGAGCGGCGCCGCGGACGAGTTCTTCAATAAGTACCTGGCTTCCTACGTCGATACCAGCGTGCGTCCATGGCGCTACAAGGATCCGAATGTGGCCCAGGCCGTTGCCGGTGCCGAGGGTGTTGCCGGCGGAGTGGCACCGGCTCCCGCGACCCCAGGGCCGACATTGCTTGGCGAACTGCTCAAGCTGTTGGCGCAAAGCGGGCCGAACCTCGATGCCTTCTATCGCGCCCAGCAGATCCGCGACCTTTTCTTCCGCGATGCGGGCGGCAAGAAACTCGCTTGGAAGATGGACCTGCGGGTGCTCGAACTGGAGCCCAGCATCACCGATCTGATCATCGACATCGACGGGCAGGGCCAGCGCTACATCCATGGCCCGGTGCAGGCGTTTACCGTTCATTGGCCTGGGCCGCGTGGCGGTGCAATGGCGGAGATCACGGCCAATCCGCGCATCTCGGGACCTACCTCGACCCTTCTGGCCAGTGGTCCATGGGCGTTGTTCCGATTGCTTGAAAAGGGTCGCATCGTGAACACGGCGACGCCGGGGCGGCTGAGCGTCGAATATTCGTTCGACGGTCGCAAGGCGTTGATCGACATCAACTCGGGCAGCCAGCCCAACCCGCTCAACAGCGATGTGCTCAAGGGCTTCCGCTGCCCGGGTCGAGCGGCATGA
- the tssL gene encoding type VI secretion system protein TssL, long form: MHNQEEPQDDSRGLDPSADPSSNDSWAGDPDKGVHLAPEPSMQVRLLAVTAARNPLLEAAQPLLRALADMPATLGNEGVTILHQLLEREVASFQSLCGSAQIRHEHAVAASYSLCTALDEAANSTEWGGGKNGEAGIWAGQQLAAKFHGDTKGGDKFFLLVGRLAASPQEHIDLLELMYQVLGLGFEGRFGTATNGRRQLETVRHRLFTLLGTARGEVPRDLSPHWKGVGAGTFRLLRSIPVWLTVSLLTLVLCGLFAWYKYQLLQTSADVEQRIAAIGRMRPPPAPPAPAVKPLRLKELLASEIARGTVSVDEDEHRSAVSFRGDDMFVPGQARLNAKILPVLDKVADEINQVSGSVQVTGHSDNRPIKTREFPNNQVLSEKRADAVTAVLLGKGVVASRIRTEGRGDTMPVADSATAAGRARNRRVDIVVIQGDGGSAASPAAKPAAR, from the coding sequence ATGCACAACCAGGAAGAGCCCCAAGACGACTCGAGAGGGCTCGATCCGTCTGCCGACCCTTCATCCAACGACTCCTGGGCGGGCGATCCGGATAAGGGTGTGCATCTTGCCCCCGAGCCATCGATGCAAGTGCGTCTGCTCGCGGTCACTGCCGCCAGGAATCCCCTGCTCGAAGCCGCGCAGCCGCTGCTGCGCGCACTCGCCGACATGCCGGCGACGCTCGGCAATGAGGGCGTCACGATCCTGCATCAGCTGCTGGAGCGCGAGGTCGCGAGCTTTCAATCGCTCTGCGGCAGCGCGCAGATCAGGCACGAACATGCGGTCGCGGCCAGCTATTCGCTGTGCACCGCACTCGACGAGGCGGCCAACAGCACGGAGTGGGGCGGCGGCAAGAATGGCGAAGCCGGCATCTGGGCCGGACAGCAACTGGCTGCGAAATTCCACGGTGACACGAAGGGCGGCGACAAGTTCTTCCTGCTGGTCGGCCGGCTGGCCGCCAGTCCGCAGGAGCACATCGATCTGCTCGAGCTGATGTACCAGGTCCTTGGGCTGGGCTTCGAGGGACGCTTTGGCACTGCGACCAACGGGCGCCGGCAGTTGGAGACGGTTCGCCATCGGCTCTTCACGCTGCTTGGTACGGCGCGCGGCGAAGTCCCGCGCGATCTTTCCCCGCACTGGAAGGGTGTGGGTGCGGGCACGTTCCGCCTGTTGCGCAGCATTCCGGTGTGGCTGACGGTGTCGCTGCTGACATTGGTCTTGTGCGGCCTGTTCGCCTGGTACAAGTACCAGCTGTTGCAGACCAGCGCCGACGTGGAGCAACGCATCGCCGCCATCGGCCGGATGCGTCCGCCACCCGCACCGCCAGCGCCTGCGGTCAAACCGCTGCGCCTGAAAGAGCTGCTGGCGTCCGAGATTGCACGCGGGACCGTGAGCGTGGATGAAGACGAGCACCGAAGCGCGGTCTCGTTCAGGGGTGACGACATGTTCGTCCCCGGCCAGGCGCGTCTGAACGCAAAGATTCTTCCGGTCCTGGACAAGGTGGCGGACGAGATCAACCAGGTTTCGGGCTCCGTCCAGGTCACCGGCCACTCCGACAACCGCCCGATCAAGACCCGCGAGTTCCCCAACAACCAGGTCTTGAGCGAGAAGCGGGCCGACGCAGTGACTGCCGTGCTGCTGGGCAAGGGCGTGGTGGCGTCGCGCATCCGTACCGAAGGGCGCGGCGACACGATGCCGGTGGCCGACAGCGCAACGGCGGCTGGGCGCGCCAGGAATCGCCGTGTCGACATCGTCGTCATTCAGGGCGACGGCGGTAGCGCCGCGTCGCCCGCCGCAAAGCCGGCGGCGCGCTAG
- a CDS encoding Hcp family type VI secretion system effector, which produces MTQDIFLKINGIEGESQDSDHKNEIEVLAFNWKAFQESTMHAGSGGGAGKATVEDLEFEHYVDRSSPNLMKYCLTGKHVQEAKLTVRKAGGNPLEYLKLTFSDVIITAVQPFGSNSDELRIRERVRLSFSKIKQEYSVQNAQGGSGGAVTAGYDIKGNKES; this is translated from the coding sequence ATGACGCAAGACATTTTTCTGAAAATCAACGGGATCGAAGGCGAGTCCCAGGATTCCGACCACAAGAACGAGATCGAGGTGCTGGCCTTCAACTGGAAAGCCTTCCAGGAATCCACCATGCATGCGGGCTCGGGCGGCGGCGCCGGCAAAGCCACCGTCGAGGATCTGGAGTTCGAGCACTACGTCGATCGATCGAGTCCCAACCTGATGAAGTATTGCCTCACAGGCAAGCACGTCCAGGAGGCGAAGCTCACCGTCCGCAAGGCCGGCGGCAATCCGCTCGAGTACCTCAAGCTCACGTTCTCCGACGTGATCATCACGGCCGTCCAGCCTTTCGGTTCGAACTCCGATGAGTTGCGCATCAGGGAACGCGTGCGCCTGTCCTTCTCGAAGATCAAGCAGGAGTATTCGGTGCAGAACGCCCAAGGCGGCAGCGGTGGCGCGGTGACGGCCGGCTACGACATCAAGGGCAACAAGGAGTCCTGA
- the tssK gene encoding type VI secretion system baseplate subunit TssK, whose protein sequence is MSWYNKVAWSEGLFLRPQLFQQQERYLEHLAHKRTASLSPFYWGFNHYSIDAESLSLGKLVLASAAGIFSDGTPFDAPGQTLPPAPLTIQPEHLEQVIHLAVPIRTPNGEETTFDDAMAAAASLARFSVFDTELRDANSIGQGPKTVQLSRLRLRLLPQRELTDAWIGLPLAKVTVLRSDGSIATDPYLIPPVAGYGASPLLADWMTNLHGLCRLRAQTLAARLSGNDGKSSESAEVSDFLLLQILNRYEPLFEHWLRVRETSPEVLYTALCSLSGELATFVRASTRRPTEHPAYRHIDPCLSFRGLIADVQALLNDVLVRSAQSIPLANRANGVRVASVEPSELQGFSSLVFAVAAHTPPDQLASEFPARCKVGPSDRLGELIRSHLPGIPLQTLPVPPRQIPFNAGFVYFQIDSRGPLWEHMVKHGGLALHVAGEFPGLRLELWGIREK, encoded by the coding sequence ATGAGTTGGTACAACAAAGTCGCCTGGAGCGAAGGACTCTTCCTGCGCCCGCAGCTGTTCCAGCAGCAGGAGCGCTATCTCGAACACCTCGCGCACAAGCGCACGGCCTCGCTCAGTCCGTTCTACTGGGGCTTCAATCACTACAGCATCGATGCGGAGTCCCTGTCCCTTGGCAAGCTGGTGCTTGCCAGTGCCGCAGGCATTTTTTCGGACGGCACCCCCTTCGACGCCCCCGGCCAGACGCTGCCGCCCGCGCCGCTCACCATCCAGCCGGAGCATCTGGAGCAGGTCATCCATCTGGCCGTGCCCATTCGCACGCCCAATGGCGAGGAAACGACTTTCGACGACGCGATGGCTGCTGCTGCGTCGCTCGCACGCTTCTCGGTCTTCGACACCGAGTTGCGCGACGCGAATTCCATCGGGCAGGGCCCGAAGACGGTGCAGCTTTCGCGCCTTCGCTTGCGTCTGCTTCCGCAACGGGAGCTGACCGATGCCTGGATCGGTCTTCCGCTCGCCAAGGTGACGGTGCTGCGTTCCGATGGGAGCATCGCCACCGATCCGTATCTGATCCCGCCCGTCGCCGGCTACGGTGCGAGCCCGCTGCTGGCCGACTGGATGACGAATCTGCACGGCCTGTGCCGTCTCCGCGCGCAAACGCTCGCGGCACGGCTCAGCGGCAATGACGGCAAGTCGAGCGAATCGGCCGAAGTGTCCGATTTCCTGCTGCTGCAGATACTCAATCGCTACGAGCCCTTGTTCGAGCACTGGCTGCGTGTGCGAGAGACCTCGCCGGAGGTGCTGTACACCGCCTTGTGCTCTCTCAGCGGAGAGCTTGCGACGTTCGTGCGGGCGAGCACGCGTCGCCCCACCGAGCACCCGGCCTATCGGCACATCGATCCGTGTTTGTCTTTCAGGGGGCTGATAGCCGATGTACAGGCCTTGCTCAACGATGTACTGGTTCGCAGTGCGCAAAGTATTCCCCTCGCCAATCGCGCCAACGGCGTGCGCGTGGCAAGCGTCGAGCCCTCGGAGCTGCAAGGCTTCTCGAGCCTCGTGTTCGCCGTGGCGGCTCATACACCGCCCGATCAGCTGGCCAGCGAGTTTCCGGCGCGCTGCAAGGTCGGGCCGAGCGATCGGCTCGGCGAACTCATCCGCTCGCATCTGCCCGGCATTCCGCTGCAAACGCTGCCGGTGCCGCCGCGCCAGATCCCTTTCAACGCGGGCTTTGTCTACTTTCAGATCGACTCGCGCGGGCCGTTGTGGGAGCACATGGTCAAGCACGGTGGACTGGCGTTGCATGTGGCGGGTGAGTTCCCTGGTTTGCGTCTTGAGCTCTGGGGCATCCGAGAGAAATGA
- the tssC gene encoding type VI secretion system contractile sheath large subunit — protein MNTTSDAVLDAPVTAQYANPSDFASLLDKEFKPKTDEARDAVEAAVRTLAEQALVNAATMTDDAYSSIEAIIAEIDRKLSEQINLVLHKDDFQKVESAWRGMHHLVYNTETDEKLKIRFMDVSKDEVRRTLRRHKGIAWDQSPIFKRIYEEEYGQLGGEPYGCLVADYYFDHTPPDVELLGAIAKISAASHAPFIAGSAPSLLGMESWQELANPRDLAKITSNLEHAPWNSLRNTEDSRYVGLAMPRFLARLPYGAKINPVDEFDFEEETEGADHRNYVWSNAAYAMAVNINRSFKLYGWCTMIRGVESGGTVENLPCHTFPTDDGGFDMKCPTEIAISDRREAELAKAGLIPLVHRKNTDHAAFIGAQSMQKPQEYMDPDATANANLSARLPYLFASTRFAHYLKCIVRDKIGSFKEREDMQRWLNEWIMHYVDADPANSSQETKARRPLAAAEVVVEDIEGNPGYYSAKFFLRPHFQLEGLTVSLRLVAKLPSLKEAA, from the coding sequence ATGAACACCACAAGCGATGCCGTGCTCGACGCGCCGGTCACGGCGCAATACGCCAACCCTTCCGACTTTGCGTCCCTGCTGGACAAGGAGTTCAAGCCCAAGACCGATGAGGCTCGCGACGCCGTCGAGGCAGCCGTTCGGACCTTGGCCGAGCAGGCGCTCGTCAATGCCGCGACGATGACCGACGATGCCTACAGCAGCATCGAGGCCATCATTGCGGAGATCGATCGAAAGCTTTCGGAGCAGATCAATCTCGTGCTGCACAAGGACGACTTCCAGAAGGTCGAGTCGGCCTGGCGCGGCATGCACCACCTGGTCTACAACACCGAAACGGACGAGAAGCTCAAGATCCGTTTCATGGACGTGTCGAAGGATGAGGTGCGCCGCACGCTTCGTCGCCACAAGGGCATTGCCTGGGACCAGAGTCCGATCTTCAAGCGCATCTACGAGGAAGAGTACGGACAACTCGGTGGCGAGCCCTATGGTTGCCTCGTGGCGGATTACTACTTCGACCACACGCCGCCCGATGTCGAACTGCTCGGCGCCATTGCCAAGATTTCGGCCGCATCGCATGCGCCGTTCATCGCGGGATCGGCACCTTCGTTGCTCGGCATGGAGTCGTGGCAAGAACTTGCGAATCCCCGTGACCTCGCGAAGATCACCTCGAATCTCGAGCATGCCCCCTGGAATTCGTTGCGCAACACCGAAGACTCGCGCTACGTCGGTCTCGCCATGCCGCGTTTTCTCGCGCGCTTGCCCTATGGCGCAAAGATCAACCCGGTCGACGAGTTTGATTTCGAAGAGGAAACCGAAGGCGCCGATCATCGGAACTACGTCTGGAGCAACGCGGCCTATGCCATGGCCGTCAACATCAACCGCAGTTTCAAGCTTTACGGCTGGTGCACGATGATCCGCGGCGTGGAGTCGGGCGGCACGGTGGAAAACCTGCCATGCCACACCTTCCCGACCGACGACGGCGGCTTCGATATGAAGTGCCCGACCGAGATCGCCATCTCGGACCGCCGCGAAGCCGAGCTCGCCAAGGCAGGCCTGATTCCGCTGGTGCATCGGAAGAACACCGATCACGCTGCCTTCATCGGTGCGCAATCGATGCAGAAGCCGCAGGAGTACATGGATCCGGATGCGACGGCCAATGCCAATCTGTCGGCCCGCCTGCCGTACCTGTTCGCGAGCACCCGTTTCGCACACTACCTCAAGTGCATCGTTCGCGACAAGATCGGTTCCTTCAAGGAGCGCGAGGACATGCAGCGCTGGCTCAACGAATGGATCATGCATTACGTCGATGCCGATCCCGCCAACTCGTCGCAGGAAACCAAGGCGCGCAGGCCGCTCGCGGCGGCTGAAGTCGTTGTGGAAGACATCGAGGGCAACCCCGGCTACTACAGCGCGAAGTTCTTCCTGCGCCCGCATTTCCAGCTCGAAGGCTTGACCGTTTCATTGCGCCTCGTCGCAAAGTTGCCGTCTCTCAAAGAGGCGGCCTGA
- a CDS encoding TagF domain-containing protein has product MLARLIAPWRTSPPAIWGRLRGHTDLVCSGVRQGEAEAWTQWLATHGLDADVEASARAMSVPVAFALPPGSLPFARQRFVLGVIALSVDREGRSHPLVIYQQELPRRAIRHFEAQLCQPLDWQFWLARAVARQACMGLADIHALETTLHALRAESRELEKDFSVQRVRWMQALLNQRTGPAPRNDPAAELHGVRHLPWADWPHRLQGARAESAFWQQDANGRFIGAAHKLKRLWSASP; this is encoded by the coding sequence ATGCTCGCAAGATTGATCGCTCCCTGGCGCACATCTCCACCGGCTATCTGGGGCAGGTTGCGGGGCCACACGGACCTCGTATGCAGCGGCGTGCGGCAGGGTGAAGCGGAGGCGTGGACGCAATGGCTCGCGACGCACGGCCTTGACGCGGACGTCGAGGCCAGCGCGAGGGCCATGTCGGTGCCGGTTGCTTTCGCGCTGCCACCCGGCAGCTTGCCGTTCGCGCGGCAACGGTTTGTGCTTGGCGTGATTGCGCTGTCCGTCGACAGGGAAGGGCGGTCTCATCCCCTGGTGATCTATCAGCAGGAGTTGCCGCGCCGGGCCATCCGGCATTTCGAGGCACAGCTTTGTCAGCCGCTCGATTGGCAGTTCTGGCTTGCGCGCGCCGTCGCTCGCCAGGCATGCATGGGACTTGCCGATATTCATGCCCTGGAGACCACGTTGCATGCGCTGCGCGCAGAGAGCCGCGAGTTGGAAAAGGACTTCTCCGTACAGCGCGTTCGCTGGATGCAAGCTTTGCTCAATCAGCGAACGGGCCCGGCCCCTCGCAACGATCCCGCGGCCGAACTGCATGGCGTCCGCCATCTTCCGTGGGCCGATTGGCCGCACCGTTTGCAAGGCGCTCGTGCCGAAAGTGCGTTCTGGCAACAGGACGCCAACGGCCGTTTCATCGGTGCGGCCCACAAGCTGAAAAGACTGTGGAGCGCCTCGCCGTGA